The following proteins are encoded in a genomic region of Neomonachus schauinslandi chromosome 7, ASM220157v2, whole genome shotgun sequence:
- the LOC110579314 gene encoding olfactory receptor 2AK2-like: MKMENQSVETDFKVSGLFHDGQMDTFLFVAIVILFSVALMGNITLVLLIHLDTRLHAPMYFLLSQLSFIDMMYVSTMVPKMTTNFLTNSKIITFLGCEIQAFVFLTLGGTEALLLGFMSCDRYVAICHPLHYPVLMNKKNCWFMVTCAWTSSSINALVHALYVFQLPFCRSRIVNHFFCEVPPLLPLVCLDTSQYEHAILLSGLIILLLPFMAILASYAHVLTVVFQMSSGKGQTKAVSPCSSHLTVASLFYMTTLSTFTRLHSFHFPEQDKAMAVFYTIITPLLNPFIYSLRNKEVIGAMRRLLV; the protein is encoded by the coding sequence ATGAAGATGGAAAATCAAAGtgtagaaacagattttaaagtcTCTGGTCTTTTCCATGATGGTCAGATGGACACTTTCCTCTTTGTTGCCATTGTAATTCTCTTTTCAGTGGCTCTGATGGGGAATATCACACTGGTCCTCCTCATTCACTTGGACACCAGACTCCACGCTCCAATGTACTTTCTACTCAGTCAGCTCTCCTTTATCGACATGATGTACGTCTCCACCATGGTTCCCAAGATGACCACTAACTTCCTGACAAACAGTAAGATCATTACATTTTTAGGCTGCGAGATTCAAGCATTTGTCTTCTTGACCCTTGGTGGGACTGAAGCCCTTCTCCTTGGTTTCATGTCCTGTGATCGATATGTAGCCATCTGTCACCCTTTACACTATCCCGTACTCATGAACAAGAAGAACTGTTGGTTCATGGTCACATGTGCATGGACTAGTAGTTCTATCAATGCTTTAGTACATGCATTGTATGTATTTCAACTTCCATTTTGTAGGTCTCGGATTGTTAaccactttttctgtgaagttcCACCTCTACTACCACTGGTGTGTCTGGATACTTCCCAGTATGAGCATGCAATCCTCCTGAGTGGGCTTATTATTCTGTTGCTACCATTCATGGCCATTCTAGCTTCTTATGCCCATGTACTTACTGTGGTGTTCCAGATGAGCTCAGGTAAAGGGCAGACAAAGGCTGTGTCCCCTTGTTCTTCTCACTTGACAGTGGCAAGCCTATTTTATATGACTACTCTCTCCACCTTCACCAGGCTACACTCCTTTCATTTTCCAGAACAGGATAAGGCCATGGCAGTGTTTTACACCATCATCACTCCTCTTCTGAACCCATTTATTTACAGCCTGAGGAATAAAGAGGTTATTGGGGCCATGAGAAGACTGTTGGTATAA